A single genomic interval of Caretta caretta isolate rCarCar2 chromosome 23, rCarCar1.hap1, whole genome shotgun sequence harbors:
- the LOC142069897 gene encoding uncharacterized protein LOC142069897, with product PEPPPPPRCSSPEPAASPVPLPPRASRIPSAAPPQEPAASPAPLPPRASHNPRAAPPQSQPHPQCRSPPEPAASPAPLPPRSQPHPQRRSPPEPATTPALLLPRASRIPSAAPPQSQPHPQRRSSPEPAASPAPLPPRSQPHPQRRSPPGASCIPSAAPPQSQPQPPRCSPPQPATSPAPLPPRASRNLRATAPQSQPHPKRCSSPEPPPPLCCSPPEPAATPALLPPQSPPRCLLPPRHSPQSPLGPPPHFPQSQLHRQNQLPALHPPKPSPRRVPEPAPASPRATASQPPSTRPLRPTPEAPCPRAGQGVPGYPAPATPPQSGCVPHSPPPPPVL from the coding sequence ccagagccccctccacccccgcgctgctcctccccagagccagccgcatccccAGTGccgctcccccccagagccagccgcatccccAGCGCCGCTCCCCCCCAGGAGCCAGCCGCATCCCCAGCGccgctcccccccagagccagccacaacCCCCGCgctgctcctccccagagccagccgcatccccAGTGccgctcccccccagagccagccgcatccccAGCGCCGCTCCCCCCCAGGAGCCAGCCGCATCCCCAGCGccgctcccccccagagccagccacaacCCCCGCgctgctcctccccagagccagccgcatccccAGCGCcgctcctccccagagccagccgcatccccAGCGCcgctcctccccagagccagccgcatccccAGCGCCGCTCCCCCCCAGGAGCCAGCCGCATCCCCAGCGCCGCTCCCCCCCAGGAGCCAGCTGCATCCCCAGCGCcgctcctccccagagccagccacaacCCCCACGCTGCTCCCCCCCACAACCAGCCACATCCCCAGCGccgctcccccccagagccagccgcaacCTCCGTGCCactgccccccagagccagccgcatcccAAGCgctgctcctccccagagccccctccgcccctgtgctgctcccccccagagccagccgcaacCCCCGCGctgctccccccccagagcccaccccggTGCCTACTCCCCCCGCGCCACTCCCCCCAGAGTCCACTCGGCCCCCCGCCCCACttcccccagagccagctgcatcgCCAGAACCAGCTCCCAGCGCTGCACCCCCCTAAACCATCCCCCCGCCGTGTCCCggagccagcccccgcctcccccagaGCCACCGCATCTCAGCCCCCGTCCACCCggcccctgcgccccaccccagaggcgcCGTGTCCCCGCGCCGGGCAAGGGGTCCCCGGATACCCAGCCCCCGcgaccccaccccagagtggCTGTGTCCcgcactcacccccccccccgccggttCTC